A genomic region of Roseateles amylovorans contains the following coding sequences:
- a CDS encoding EscU/YscU/HrcU family type III secretion system export apparatus switch protein — MAEPDSQDRNLPASQKKIERSRREGQMPRSRDLPHFAVIATGGALLSWSAPRAVDTLQRMLEGALRFDAEELRTAGMMTERLSALTWQGAMLCLPALLILAAAAIAAHLAGGGWNFTMKPLTPKFDHLNPITGIGRLFQWQQLTQALKACALALVLGIIGGLALKDRVAGFVGIMSVPLPAALAFAGKQLMGGLSLLGLALALFAIIDVPLQRHLYLKRLKMSREEAKNEMKEAEGNLEMKHRMRAKARELVKRRMLAAVPKADLVVMNPSHYAVAIAYDETKMGAPRVVAKGLDLLAFKIRDIAKDNKVPVLRAPALARALYAHAELDREIPGALFGAVAQVLAYVYQLKAAMAGRGLAPQAVPNPPVPDELDPHKKPGWTPPDEEQDDLLTPA; from the coding sequence ATGGCCGAACCAGACTCACAAGACCGCAACCTACCCGCCTCGCAGAAGAAGATCGAACGATCTCGTCGCGAAGGCCAGATGCCGCGTTCGCGCGATCTGCCGCATTTCGCGGTGATTGCGACGGGCGGGGCCTTGCTGTCCTGGTCCGCGCCGCGGGCGGTCGACACCCTGCAGCGCATGCTCGAAGGCGCGCTGCGCTTCGATGCCGAAGAACTCCGCACCGCCGGCATGATGACCGAGCGGCTCTCCGCACTGACCTGGCAGGGCGCCATGCTGTGCCTGCCGGCCTTGCTGATCCTGGCCGCAGCGGCGATAGCCGCCCATCTGGCGGGCGGCGGCTGGAACTTCACGATGAAGCCGCTGACGCCGAAGTTCGACCACCTGAACCCGATCACCGGCATCGGGCGGCTGTTCCAGTGGCAGCAACTGACTCAGGCGCTCAAGGCCTGCGCCCTGGCGCTGGTGCTGGGCATCATCGGCGGGCTGGCGCTGAAGGACCGGGTGGCCGGCTTCGTGGGCATCATGTCGGTGCCGCTGCCGGCGGCGCTGGCCTTCGCCGGCAAGCAACTCATGGGTGGGTTGTCCTTGCTGGGGCTGGCCCTGGCGCTGTTCGCCATCATCGATGTGCCGCTGCAGCGTCATCTCTATCTGAAACGCCTCAAGATGTCCCGCGAAGAGGCCAAGAATGAGATGAAGGAAGCCGAGGGCAACCTCGAGATGAAGCACCGCATGCGCGCCAAGGCCCGTGAGCTGGTCAAGCGCCGCATGCTGGCCGCCGTGCCCAAGGCCGATCTGGTGGTGATGAACCCGTCCCACTATGCGGTTGCCATCGCCTACGACGAAACCAAGATGGGCGCGCCCCGGGTGGTGGCCAAGGGTCTGGATCTGCTGGCGTTCAAGATCCGCGACATCGCCAAGGACAACAAGGTCCCGGTGTTGCGGGCGCCCGCCCTGGCCCGTGCCCTGTATGCCCATGCCGAACTGGATCGTGAGATCCCCGGCGCGCTGTTCGGCGCCGTGGCCCAGGTGCTGGCCTATGTCTACCAGCTCAAGGCCGCGATGGCGGGGCGCGGCCTGGCGCCGCAGGCAGTGCCGAACCCACCGGTGCCCGATGAGCTCGATCCGCACAAGAAGCCGGGCTGGACGCCGCCCGACGAGGAGCAGGACGATCTGCTCACCCCGGCCTAG
- the flhA gene encoding flagellar biosynthesis protein FlhA: MNALMARLQNLLGPRGAIVGAMGAPIAIMMILAMMVLPLPPFALDLFFTFNIAMAIMVMMVASQMVRPLDFAAFPTVLLITTLLRLSLNVASTRVVLMEGHTGAGAAGQVIESFGHFLIGGNFAVGLIVFAILVVINFIVVTKGAERIAEVGARFTLDAMPGKQMAVDADLSAGLIDEKEAKRRRAELGDEADFFGAMDGASKFVRGDAIAGILILFINIIGGFVIGVAQHGLSAGQAADSYILLAVGDALVAQIPALLISVSSALVVSRVGKDKDVGQMIGKQVFGSTKAVAITAGVVFVLGLIPGMPHLVFLIIAGGLGYLAYWMHEKAAQAKAAEAAKPAVPTPGAPNPDAEASWDDLVPVDTLGLEVGYRLISLVDKSREGDLLSRIKGVRRKFAQEVGFLPPSVHIRDNLELRPSQYRVTLRGAVIGEAEAYPGMWLAINPGHATQKLIGTQTTDPAFGLPAVWIEDRQREMAQMAGFTVVDCSTVVATHLSHLLQVHAARLLGRVETQQLVDHLTKQAPQLIEDVIPKMINVATLQRVLQFLLEEGVHIRDMRSIVESLAENAAQVNNDPAELARRIRIHIAPAIVQQIYGPAKELDVIALEPELERLVTQALNSPHGAALDPGVADTLARSAAQTAQSQEDRGLPACLLVPDLIRAPLARLLKRAAPRLKVLGHSEIPETHTIRIGSIIGGTA, encoded by the coding sequence ATGAACGCGCTGATGGCCCGTTTGCAGAACCTCCTGGGACCCCGTGGCGCCATCGTCGGCGCGATGGGCGCGCCGATCGCCATCATGATGATCCTGGCGATGATGGTGCTGCCGCTGCCGCCCTTCGCCCTGGACCTGTTCTTCACCTTCAACATCGCCATGGCCATCATGGTGATGATGGTGGCCTCGCAGATGGTCCGGCCGCTGGACTTCGCAGCCTTTCCGACGGTGCTGCTGATCACGACGCTGCTGCGCCTGTCGCTGAACGTGGCGTCCACCCGGGTGGTGCTGATGGAAGGCCACACCGGTGCGGGGGCCGCCGGCCAGGTGATCGAATCCTTCGGCCATTTCCTGATCGGTGGCAATTTCGCGGTCGGCCTGATCGTGTTTGCCATCCTGGTGGTGATCAACTTCATCGTCGTCACCAAGGGGGCGGAACGGATTGCGGAAGTTGGTGCGCGCTTCACCCTGGATGCCATGCCGGGCAAGCAGATGGCGGTTGATGCCGACCTGTCCGCCGGCCTGATCGACGAGAAAGAGGCCAAGCGCCGCCGGGCCGAGCTCGGTGATGAGGCGGACTTCTTCGGCGCGATGGACGGTGCGTCCAAGTTCGTTCGCGGCGATGCGATCGCCGGCATCCTGATCCTGTTCATCAACATCATCGGCGGCTTCGTGATCGGCGTGGCTCAGCACGGCCTGTCGGCCGGCCAGGCTGCCGACAGCTACATCCTGCTGGCGGTCGGTGATGCGCTGGTGGCGCAGATCCCGGCGCTGCTGATCTCGGTGTCGTCCGCGCTGGTCGTGTCGCGCGTGGGCAAGGACAAGGACGTCGGTCAAATGATCGGCAAGCAGGTGTTCGGCTCGACCAAGGCGGTGGCCATCACCGCCGGCGTCGTGTTTGTGCTGGGCCTGATCCCCGGCATGCCGCATCTGGTGTTCCTGATCATTGCCGGCGGCCTGGGCTACCTGGCGTACTGGATGCATGAGAAGGCGGCACAGGCCAAGGCCGCAGAAGCCGCCAAACCGGCCGTGCCGACGCCCGGCGCGCCGAATCCCGACGCCGAAGCCAGCTGGGACGACCTGGTGCCGGTGGACACCCTGGGCCTGGAAGTGGGCTACCGGCTGATTTCGCTGGTGGACAAGAGCCGTGAAGGCGATCTGCTCAGCCGCATCAAGGGCGTGCGCCGCAAGTTTGCGCAGGAGGTCGGCTTCCTGCCGCCGTCGGTCCACATCCGCGACAACCTGGAGCTTCGGCCCAGCCAGTACCGCGTCACCCTGCGCGGCGCGGTGATCGGCGAAGCCGAGGCCTATCCCGGCATGTGGTTGGCGATCAATCCCGGGCATGCCACCCAGAAGCTGATCGGCACCCAGACGACCGATCCCGCCTTCGGATTGCCGGCGGTCTGGATCGAAGACCGGCAGCGGGAAATGGCGCAAATGGCGGGCTTTACCGTCGTTGATTGCTCGACTGTGGTGGCCACACATCTCTCACACTTGCTCCAAGTTCACGCGGCCCGCTTGTTGGGTCGGGTGGAGACCCAGCAGCTGGTGGACCACCTCACCAAGCAAGCGCCCCAACTCATCGAAGACGTGATTCCCAAGATGATCAATGTCGCCACACTGCAACGCGTCCTCCAGTTCCTGCTGGAAGAGGGCGTGCACATCCGCGACATGCGTTCCATCGTGGAAAGCCTGGCGGAGAACGCTGCCCAGGTGAACAACGATCCGGCCGAACTGGCCCGTCGCATCCGCATCCACATCGCTCCGGCGATCGTGCAGCAGATCTACGGTCCGGCCAAGGAACTGGACGTGATTGCGCTGGAGCCCGAGTTGGAGCGCCTGGTGACGCAGGCCCTGAATTCGCCGCATGGCGCGGCCCTGGATCCGGGCGTGGCCGATACGCTCGCTCGCAGTGCCGCGCAGACCGCGCAGTCCCAGGAAGACCGCGGACTGCCCGCGTGCCTGCTGGTGCCCGACCTGATCCGTGCACCGCTGGCCCGTCTGCTCAAGCGCGCTGCGCCCCGGCTGAAGGTGCTGGGCCACAGCGAGATCCCTGAAACGCACACTATCCGCATCGGCTCCATCATCGGAGGCACGGCATGA